One Pararhizobium capsulatum DSM 1112 DNA segment encodes these proteins:
- a CDS encoding helix-turn-helix domain-containing protein: MDLKEIMAINLRRIRHGKKLTQEELADRSSLSARYIGAIERADVSASVTVLGQIAEALGVDPAELVTKSR, from the coding sequence ATGGATCTCAAGGAGATCATGGCGATCAACTTGCGTCGGATACGTCATGGCAAGAAATTGACGCAGGAAGAACTGGCGGACCGTTCCAGCCTCAGCGCGCGCTATATCGGTGCGATTGAGCGCGCCGATGTTTCCGCCAGTGTTACCGTCCTTGGTCAGATAGCCGAGGCGCTGGGTGTTGACCCCGCCGAGCTTGTGACAAAATCTCGCTGA
- a CDS encoding transcriptional repressor TraM, with protein sequence MNDLSSSDASGERNESEPRYSSMQKPELEALAVSAILEHRRLLAADEAVYEEWTRASADPSVSAAVLKSLQDEYVARQKKSEAQQEVLSEIIDALGYVPEVASDVDD encoded by the coding sequence ATGAACGATCTAAGCTCATCCGATGCAAGCGGCGAGAGAAACGAAAGCGAACCTCGCTACAGTTCGATGCAAAAGCCGGAACTGGAGGCACTGGCCGTCTCTGCGATCCTGGAACACCGCCGCCTTCTTGCGGCCGACGAAGCCGTATATGAGGAATGGACCCGCGCCAGCGCCGATCCGTCGGTTTCCGCCGCCGTTCTAAAGAGCCTGCAGGATGAGTATGTCGCGCGTCAGAAAAAATCCGAGGCCCAACAGGAGGTGCTGTCGGAAATCATCGATGCGCTCGGCTACGTCCCTGAGGTTGCCTCCGACGTCGATGATTGA
- a CDS encoding autoinducer binding domain-containing protein has protein sequence MDSDLRSLIDMTEAAHDERMIKSALKTFAHACGFERFAYLQTEGLEIRTFNSYPEEWQGVYLESQYSRIDPVVWEAKTRMEIFSWTADDWPARGASELRRFRDQAIGHGIRSGVTIPVEGSFGSTMMLTFASSAQTADMSKLQDCQKAIRAVLAIHYRLKMLAATTIVPPKRLLSPREAMCLKWAAKGKTAPETAILTGINPRTVQHYLDKAREKLEAATVPHLVAIAKDHGLL, from the coding sequence GTGGACAGTGACCTTCGCTCTCTCATCGATATGACAGAAGCCGCGCACGACGAACGTATGATCAAAAGTGCTCTGAAGACATTTGCGCATGCATGTGGCTTCGAGCGTTTTGCATATCTGCAGACTGAAGGATTGGAAATCCGCACATTCAATTCCTATCCGGAGGAATGGCAGGGCGTTTACCTCGAAAGCCAGTATTCCCGGATCGACCCGGTCGTGTGGGAAGCGAAGACTCGCATGGAAATCTTTTCGTGGACGGCCGACGATTGGCCCGCTCGGGGGGCCTCCGAACTCAGGCGCTTTCGGGATCAGGCGATCGGTCACGGCATTCGCAGTGGAGTGACGATACCCGTCGAAGGAAGTTTCGGCTCCACGATGATGCTGACGTTTGCATCCTCTGCGCAGACGGCTGACATGTCAAAACTTCAAGATTGCCAGAAAGCGATCCGCGCCGTTCTGGCGATCCATTACCGCCTCAAAATGCTTGCTGCGACCACAATTGTTCCGCCGAAGCGGTTGCTTTCACCAAGAGAGGCAATGTGCCTAAAATGGGCGGCGAAAGGAAAAACCGCACCCGAAACCGCGATCCTTACGGGGATCAATCCAAGGACAGTGCAACACTATCTGGATAAGGCGCGAGAGAAGCTCGAAGCGGCGACCGTGCCCCACCTCGTTGCGATCGCCAAGGACCACGGCCTACTATAG